Below is a genomic region from Amphiura filiformis chromosome 19, Afil_fr2py, whole genome shotgun sequence.
CATGTAATTCAATCTGACGAAGAGAAGAAATAAGGCCTTTCCCACAAAATATTGTGACAGGTGCATCAGCTCAGTAAATCAATATCATATCTTATTCCTTTTTACACATTCCctgcaaaatatgacattttctcGTCATAAACTGAGTAATAATAACCACGATAACTGGCtggatcaattttaattttttgttcacggagtgaacatttcccccacttgaacccgtggcacatctcatatgcacagtttatcccttacatacactgcgTCTTGAATAGCTAATGTAGCCAGCCCATCAACCCTGtgattaagaggctaggaaataattcctaatgtctcatacccaggtttgtatccctttatctaatcctgtcccacatgacaaggactttttagcacatcttatcttgtattgagacaatggcagccaggactatcttttttgccttttttctaagcatgtttactactggattgagccatcacatgattataataggctttactgattggcgggtaaggtcaatgctattgtttattttgtgataaggctgtgcatattactgcatatatgaaaaatacactgcatattttgatacaggcgatttactcaattacttccaGCTGACGAAAtttagttcctgttatctacccagtaatgtttgcttatcttaattggaacacttataattattgggccaagcttattatctgcatggtataattgaatttcaataggcctaaTGATAGCGTATTGATTTGAAAGTTTTATaaattgtaagatcagtgcagagtaggtttgatatgaaaatggaaagttggaacaaattactatacacctttTCCCTGAACCGTGTCTTtatgaaagactcttcttgttttaaAATGATATGCAAGATCTGGGTGTGCTTTCTCCActgattttttttcgctattgAGTCACATTATATTATATAATCAAAGTATGTCTTGAATATACAAAGAATTACAGAAACCAATATTTCTGTAACTGTAActgcagatttcacaccaccaaatagatttaagcattaaaatgagcagaaatttgcataattttagccaaatttggattggtcatgattagtaatattatttcctgcaagtgtaccacagatgggcgagatcaaataacttttaatgattttaagcagccttttctttacagaaacactggcatggttttgcctgtaaaatagacaattcccagacatcgtagacttcgagggccagtcgtaaaaaataatgacggtcaacctatattttttcccagccagagggatcaggcaagggctgatttcaaccatcatagctgtcgcttaaaactgagtcgctcctgtgaagaaaaaatgacgttttcttaaggctaatttagcacatatctctatgggactctgatttggtggtgtgagatctgaaacCGATACACACATTGACAATACGAGTATAGGCGGTAGATGAAATAGCGCGTTTCTTTCATTTAACCTCATTTTGTTTGGTTCAAAATGAAAGGGGCATTATCTGATAGAAAAAACCTTTTTTGTATGGAAATATTACCATATTGTTTTTCTTAATCTGGCCACAAAATATTGCTTGAGCATTACAaatactttaaaaaatatttgttagtattcatgttttttttttggtttttgtatttttttttttaatgaaagcatCGATCCCCCGGGCATCGATCACACCTAAACATTCGATCATGTCCTAAAttctattaagggaaggggtatgaacgtttggacagtattttttgtgggacattagagcacatcagacataccgaattgcattctgaatacgaagcatgtccttctgatatcaaataattttgattttttgaaattcgcaatgtaatacacattttatggcaaatcattaaaattgatattttgatatttaacagtacttgaagtaaactttataaatctgatgatttatacttaaagtgtatgtaggtgggatgaaaagccgacgatctattgaaaattttgacctttcgtattcaagatatggattttttttttccaaaacaccaaaaaaaaaataggtctttttggaaaaaaaatccatatcttcaacataaaaggtcaaaattttcaattgatcgtcggcttttcctcccagctacatacactttaagaatatatcattagatttataaaatttatttcgaggactgttatatatcaaaaatttgaaaaatatcaaattttaataatttgtcataaaatttgtattatatcgtgaatttcaaaaatgaaaattatttgatatcagaaagacatgcttcgtattcagaatgcaattcgatacgtctgaggtgctctcatgtcccacaaaaatgctgtcgaaacgccataaacgctcattctagatcccttaatctttTTCAGGTGTTTTATTTGTGAAAAGAGTGTCGCATTTGCCTACTTAAAGCTGAAACAGCTTAACAGTAGGCTACTCAACAGAGCTACTCAACAAAAGGGCAAATGAGTTCTCCCCGAATCTGTACGAATTACATTGAAACGGTATGCTGGAAACCACGTCGGCAGGAGAAGCAAGAGGTAAGCATTAAAACAATCAAATACCGGTATTCAATAAGGTTGTAATGGTAGCTTTCAATGGATCATAATTCATGGCATTTCCATTTGACAATGCGCCTGTATCGTGCACGAACCACTGCCCACCTTTTCTGGACAAGCAACACATTACGATGGCCTGACGATGGCCGGCCTTTTTGGTTTGATCGGCACAGAGCATTTGATCCGGGTGGGCTTTATCGAAAAATCGCAAACTTGGATTCGGAAAATGGGATATGGTGGGTGAATTATACGCACTTAGGGTGAAGAAGACATGAGTTACTGAATTTGGAATTGAGTGTAATTCCACATTTATCAGATGGTGTCCTTGGCGTTTCACGGAATCCATTATATCTCCCGAGTGTGTAATGGCATTGCCACATACGCCGCCGCGATGATAATCAACTACACCGACGAAGCTTTTCCCATTATAGACTAGTGCAGATGCATCAAGGTAATCTTGTCCTCTGCTTGGATAACCCCAATAGAGATCAAACACTACCTTGTTCAGGTTTGGTGCGACAGCAACTAGAAGGACCATCAAGTGTATGGTAGAATTCGGCTTAACATTCCATGTAGACAAGGTGGCCAACGAGTTGTCAGGCATAAAATTCTGTAAAAAAGCAAATTACCAACTGTTAATTTGCTGTTCATAGTGTGAAGACATGAGTTGACCTCAAGGTTTATCAACAaagactggtatatcgatatgctcgaacgaactgCATaataaccactacactgttcaatagccttattgtaatgtggcgagccctgaacaaaatatgatgcgtgtgcagactgccaggcaatgacgtcagaagtcaattcATCTATACACTTTCGCCTGACATGGAATATGATCATacagaaaataattataataaactatATCTAACTATATATCAATGTTAGTGGATGTGATCATCATCGAGCACTGAAAATGATCAAGGTCATATTAacgtcatttgaggtcaactgagTATTGGTTGTCGGAATACCCTGAAACTTAGTGATGTGACCACAATTAAGTGGGAGTTTTATGGGAGAA
It encodes:
- the LOC140141583 gene encoding uncharacterized protein; the encoded protein is MQKCLKNKLSNEFPPTTLRDDCDHAPLHCLRCVTNYWEKQNQCSQCNKPVDKNSLTLRKCYSQLQSLFPEIKFVEAASSGASGKITIARLDGDSRQFPYSSSTSIVSLKEQISQPFGVEAGKQSLLYGGKELQNFMPDNSLATLSTWNVKPNSTIHLMVLLVAVAPNLNKVVFDLYWGYPSRGQDYLDASALVYNGKSFVGVVDYHRGGVCGNAITHSGDIMDSVKRQGHHLINVELHSIPNSVTHVFFTLSAYNSPTISHFPNPSLRFFDKAHPDQMLCADQTKKAGHRQAIVMCCLSRKGGQWFVHDTGALSNGNAMNYDPLKATITTLLNTGI